In Deltaproteobacteria bacterium, the following are encoded in one genomic region:
- a CDS encoding methyl-accepting chemotaxis protein — protein sequence MTRFSNAFPWEIAMVLSYIRRRLARKLLSICLGIGIVPILILGAINYRSIDRALDREAEEKLSAIRTIKKNQVENYLRQAEVDMEVLAGSRDVAELFKDLRTYHVDMETSPDGNYDVSTTRYQELWGTRGAQVARLADLKKYGDIMLVCSAHGHIMYTSSKHDDLGKNVRTTDLAHSGLLRVWKKVVEKDHVAFEDYSTYKPVGDKPVAFVGAPVHGDDGKMIGAMIVQAAAGDINAIVQEATGLGETGQTWLVGADHTMRSDSRFASGSTILSEKVETDAVNAALGGSEACATGLDAHGTPVKTCFTKLDVAGLDWALVAEVALHEAKAPLRRVATAIALVAAFIAAAVVAIALLSARSITTPIRSTVAAINLVAEGDLTAKVTVDSIDELGDLAQTFNAFTERLRQSLRQVTDNTHRLAETATDLTVVANQLAGGAEESSRQSGAVATAAEEITANVSGVKSATEFMSQNVNMIAAAAEEMSTSVTTVATAVEEMTSSLDEVSRNCERAATIAGKATRQATDAGEVMDELRRGSMEIGRVAVMISDIADQTNLLALNATIEAASAGDAGKGFAVVAKEVKELAQQTAQATSEIARQIDAIRDKTDKAVHAIGDIGLVITEIDSITQTIASAVAEQTATTQEIARSVSGASESAGAVSTRVTELSAGIERDVVRGIREATIGVQEVSRNIQGVNTAARETAQGAGRTHTAAESMDGLAHALRDIVAQFRV from the coding sequence ATGACGCGTTTTTCGAATGCCTTTCCTTGGGAGATCGCCATGGTGCTGTCCTACATCCGTCGCAGACTTGCGCGCAAACTGCTGTCCATTTGCCTCGGAATCGGGATCGTCCCGATTCTGATTCTCGGCGCGATCAACTACCGGTCCATCGACCGGGCGCTCGATCGCGAAGCCGAGGAGAAACTCTCCGCGATTCGCACGATCAAAAAGAACCAGGTCGAAAACTACCTGCGTCAGGCTGAAGTGGACATGGAGGTGCTCGCCGGAAGCCGCGACGTGGCGGAGCTGTTCAAGGACCTGCGGACCTATCACGTGGACATGGAAACGAGCCCCGACGGAAACTACGACGTCTCGACCACACGATATCAGGAGCTGTGGGGGACGCGCGGCGCGCAGGTCGCCCGGCTCGCCGATCTCAAGAAGTACGGCGACATCATGCTCGTGTGCTCGGCGCACGGGCACATCATGTACACGTCGTCGAAACACGACGATCTGGGCAAGAACGTGCGCACAACGGACCTCGCGCACAGCGGCCTGCTCCGCGTGTGGAAAAAGGTGGTCGAAAAGGACCACGTCGCCTTCGAGGATTACTCGACCTACAAGCCGGTGGGCGACAAGCCGGTGGCATTCGTCGGCGCGCCGGTGCACGGCGACGACGGCAAGATGATCGGCGCGATGATCGTGCAGGCCGCCGCCGGAGACATCAACGCCATCGTGCAGGAGGCGACGGGGCTCGGCGAAACCGGGCAGACGTGGCTGGTCGGCGCGGACCACACGATGCGATCGGATTCGCGATTCGCATCGGGCTCGACCATTCTCTCGGAGAAGGTCGAAACGGATGCGGTCAACGCGGCGCTCGGCGGATCGGAAGCCTGCGCGACGGGGCTCGACGCGCACGGCACTCCCGTCAAGACCTGCTTCACGAAGCTGGACGTCGCCGGGCTCGACTGGGCGCTTGTCGCCGAGGTTGCTCTCCACGAGGCCAAAGCGCCGCTGCGCCGCGTCGCGACGGCGATCGCGCTCGTGGCGGCGTTCATCGCGGCGGCGGTTGTCGCCATCGCGCTGCTCTCCGCGCGGTCCATCACCACGCCGATCCGCTCGACCGTGGCGGCGATCAACCTCGTGGCCGAAGGCGATCTGACGGCGAAGGTGACCGTCGATTCGATCGACGAACTCGGCGATCTCGCGCAGACCTTCAACGCATTCACCGAACGGTTGCGCCAATCGCTGCGGCAGGTGACCGACAACACGCACCGCCTCGCCGAAACCGCGACCGATCTGACGGTGGTCGCCAACCAGCTTGCGGGCGGCGCGGAGGAATCGTCGCGGCAGTCGGGCGCGGTGGCGACCGCGGCGGAGGAGATCACGGCCAACGTGTCCGGGGTGAAGTCGGCGACCGAGTTCATGTCGCAAAACGTCAACATGATCGCGGCCGCCGCCGAGGAGATGTCCACGAGCGTGACGACCGTGGCGACCGCCGTGGAAGAGATGACGTCGTCGCTCGACGAAGTGAGCCGCAACTGCGAGCGCGCCGCGACGATCGCCGGCAAGGCGACACGGCAGGCGACCGACGCGGGCGAGGTGATGGACGAACTGCGTCGCGGGTCAATGGAGATCGGGCGCGTGGCGGTGATGATCAGCGATATCGCCGATCAGACGAATCTGCTGGCGCTCAATGCGACCATCGAGGCCGCGAGCGCGGGCGACGCGGGAAAGGGATTCGCCGTGGTCGCGAAGGAAGTGAAGGAACTCGCCCAGCAGACCGCGCAGGCGACGAGTGAGATTGCGCGGCAAATCGACGCGATCCGCGACAAGACCGACAAAGCGGTGCACGCGATCGGCGACATCGGCCTCGTCATCACCGAGATCGACAGCATCACGCAGACGATCGCCTCGGCAGTGGCCGAGCAAACCGCGACGACGCAGGAGATCGCGCGGTCGGTGTCCGGCGCGTCGGAATCGGCGGGCGCGGTTTCGACCCGCGTGACGGAGCTTTCCGCGGGCATCGAGCGCGATGTGGTGCGCGGCATCCGCGAGGCGACGATCGGGGTGCAGGAAGTGTCGCGAAATATCCAGGGCGTCAACACGGCCGCGCGCGAAACCGCGCAGGGGGCCGGACGCACGCACACGGCCGCCGAATCGATGGACGGACTCGCGCACGCGCTGCGCGACATCGTCGCCCAGTTCCGGGTGTAA